The genome window ttaggtctgcgacaATCTTACACCGAACGAcgtatcgatatccgaatgtcactcgtgtctttggcgaaatgttaaaaattggttaattggactggacaaattgcttgacATTTTACtactatgtgccactggttaattttcatttttgtgggcgcatgaattttgctgtGTTATCGAGCAAAATTCCGCagataaaagggaaaatacgaaactatgcaatttttcgtatagcacagagaaacgaatgCTATGttatttcctaaattttcatcaaatcatttcattatttacaatgtttttgataaaaaatcgcTCGGTGTTAATTTTTGATCATCATTTACTACGAGctgtggtaatggttccccaaacttttgcattatttgacacactctagcgattattattataatatcgatgtgtTCCGACGTTACtttaaaaacataataattTTTGCTGTAAAAGTCTCCGCGTGCAGATCGCAAAATTCACGGTGCGTAAGCTCCAGCCCGAGAGTTTCTGGGAGCACGAATTCGTTGGCGCGCTCGTCAAGACTCGTTAACTGGACGGACCGAGAGTTTTCTATTGCCGACGAATAAAGATTGACGGCTCGATCGACGTGTCCTGGTATTCCGAGATCGCGTGACTATCGCGGATAGCGGAACAAAATCTCGCGGATGGTGATTACACCGAACGCGGACGGAGGGGCCGATCGTCGATCGATGGATAAATAAGTTGAGAAAATCTGCATCAGTCCCCGGGGAAACAGGAAGCCGAGAACGTATCGGTGGAACGATGTCTCATTTCACGTGGAAAAAGAGGATCGAGGATGAACGAAAAATGAGACGGGAAGAGAAGAAACTGCCCATAAATTGCGGCTCTGAAAATCTCGCCCAGGAAAAACTGCACGGCGCTGCAGCTCCAGCCGCTTTCGTCTCGCTTCGTTTCCCCATACCCGCAATGCCTTTTTACGTTTCTGTGCtgtttcttcctttctctctctctctgcctctcTAGCCCTCGATCGACGACGTTGCGGTTCAGCGGCATGACGATAGGAAAGCCTTGATTATAGACATTAGCCCCTTCTAAGCGACGAACCCGGATTCGTGTTAAGCAGAGAGACCCCCGAGCTCCCGTTCCCTCCCCTCCGCCCTCTTTCCATCTTTCTCTAGTTTCGTTCTTTATATCGCTCTTTCCTTATCCCGGATACCGACCAAACCGGCAATAGAGATCCTCGATGAGGACGAGAGAAGATGAGACCGAGGCTACGGTTCCGCGGAAGGCGCTGCGTTTATTGCGTCATACGTAGAGCCTCCCGTTGGGGATTCTACGAGTCCTCGCGCACGTGATTACGTGTGGAAACTTTTCGAAATTCAGTCTCGAACGATAAATCACAAAATTTGGCTCATTTTTACGCGGAGACCGATCCAGCCGTTTGGAGGTCGATCggattcaaatttttgtagCTATTCGAATCCTTTCGTTGTTAGACGAGTTTCGAATACTTCGCGTCACAATATTACGCGGCAAAAAAGTCACCTCGTCACTGTGATAACGAATTTGGAAGAATTCaattaaatattcatttttcattcattattattcattcaaatacgATTTAAGGTGGTTCATGCACCaaacgattttctcaagtCTTTAAATTTACACTGAGTTTGAATGAGTAGTCGACCGACATCGAATTTTAAAGGGCTCGTCCAATTGGATATTTAAGgtaagagtcgcgcgactctatggtcaaatgactatttattaatcgtcgaaataaaataggttataagaaaggttttctgtattgaataaatcttgGGGCAATTTAAACTGGATTCGTCtaaatttatacaagatcatatttaataatttatgattaaaaatatcttatgattgcttatttgacccggtttttcaatatatatacatatatatatcggtTCTCTTCTCACCTGACAGTCAAAAGATATCCTAGCCTCCAAACTCGCCGGCTATCACgaaaagtatatatatatgtatacattccTAACGTTGCCAAGTATATCGAGCCACTTCATGGCAGTCAATCTCCTTccattttctgagttttcatcgagattattttaaaaattctcttcgaattagtcgatggccctatatttttatggtcacattataatctttataatataatctatgaggagcaattttatcataaactatatctaatcgataaggaaatgaattctgcaatcatagtgttggcgggatgggtttctcatacgatgccgtgttatatttctatttttgatcgtaaatttcttgatataattttcggtaaCCTATCAAATCCTTtagccatatgaaagtttatcacgtaaaaatgatataatttaaaaatcccgagttcgtctaatatcgattgtcgcgcgactcctaccttaaataaacgtgtttaaatgtgaaaaaaaaatactcgtataacctcacatttgtttatttcgttattttgttGCTTcctggcttggcccattcctgtcatagcttCCTagctttttattaacacttttttcatgattcttTTCCCCTTGCGTTTTCccttgcgctctctaatgcgatttttagcATAATAAACTGTAGTATTCTAGCctgggacgaatgaaatttgtggttcagtcagtgatggatccccgtgtaattaatggcttgtaatttcattcgccaagagataagttgaaaaaattgatttacaatttcgaattgatacctcggacattaatttagagtgataacatctttaattaggattcccagttttaaaaaaatgttcaaactATAAATTTTGCTCTAAACGGAGTTTTGCGTAGTTCGAATTCAGAAGCATTCGTAAAATAACACTGACGCGCCCGATCACAAAAGTATGCGACTCGGTTACATATTTTATCTTCAGTTCTTGCACAACCTGTACACTCGCGACTCAAAACAAGGGAGAGAggtagagagagaaagagagagagagagagagaaagagagagagagagagagaaagactaAAACAAACATGTGGAGTTTTCCtgtactcgttatttcaatcTGCAACCTGTCGGACGTTCTCATCGACGCGGGAGAGTCgagtcgatttttcatcaatgcctcaagaaaaaaagagcgaaGAAACGAGAGAAGGGAGggcgaggagagagagagagagagagaataaaatatttccagtatcaTTATACAGCTGTGGAAAACCGCGAAGATCGTCGTTAACGAATCCAGTCTGAACTGCACGGATCATTAAACGTActgtataattttttattctcatttttgttCATCTTTTTCATAACTTATCTTTTATTCCTTTCTGTCGTATTCCAGCCAAGCCAGAGCGCAACCATTAGAACTTCCTTTTTCGAGGGATCGTCCATGCAGAAATGAATTCAAATTGAGTGGACGACTCCAGGCCAAATTGAACCGAATCGAGGTTTAAAAAATCGTGCTTGTTACGATTGtaactgaaatttttcgaacgaCTGCTTCCTACTCGCTCAAAAGTACCCTCAATTGACTCTCAACGGGATCGAAAGTATTCGAATTCGTCGTTTGCCTCGATAAATTGAGTTTTCGACGCTACTgtgctttttttctctatggcgtttagaatgtttttttcgaaatcgaaactcataaaaaattgttcgatttttttcttttgagtaACGTATTATCGATGAAGAGAATTCATTTCTCGTGTCTCAAGAACCATTTCGTAAGCTCAAGGAAGCTGAGAATCCTCCGTTTTTTATGgctaatgaaaaagaaaaaagtattattcGTTGcggtaaaaaatatttgggaAAGCAAGTAAAGCTCGAATGACGTGACCGATTGTCAAGATCTCCCGGGGATAAAAAGCGTTAATGGGCAAAAGGGAGAAAAGCGGGTGGGAAGAATGGAATTAGTGATGAGAATTGTGGGATTGTTGGTTGCTCGAGTCAGTTGGTAACGAGGCGCAGTAAGCCGCAGACTATCGACTGTAATCAGTGGCTGAAGATCGGTGGATACGAGAGAGAGTGAGGGAGAGAGCAGgagggaagaaaaaggagGATAAAATGGGGAGAAAAAACAAGGAGATGGTCTCGACTGAATGAAAAAGTGCAGAGACAATTGGAAAAGTCAGAGTCGGAGTGAAAGATTGTAGCGAGGATGGAAGAGGCGAGGTTGAGGGATCAGCCAAAGGCGACCAAATGGACTTTCTTTCTGTCGGATCTTGTATACTCGAAACTTCTTCTTAACGAGacaaaaacttggaaaaaaaactattttttgttCCTCTCTCGCACGAGGAGTTttgcaaaaattgaaaaaaaactaatcacACAAAATAGGGCAAAAGTTGAACTCTGAAGACTTTATTCAACATTGAACCCAACgttaaatggaataaaaagagaCGAGAAAGCTGTGTGCATCGCCGAATCTAAGAACGATTTATTTCTGTGCCATAAAATCGTGTGAATCCTATATCGAGTCAAATCGTCACCACAATTGAATGGAAACTTTTGTAAATTACCAAAATGCCACAGCAAGTGCTAATGTCACAGATCGATCTGCATTTTTGTGGACTACACTTTCACTACACCGAATGCTAAAGGTCAAAATTATACAAATTCCATTTCAAAGTTGACCTGTTCAAGTTTTTGGATACTGAAAATTGAATAGAGGAGAGTAAAGAATAACTCACTGGTTCGATTCTTCCATCGCCATCCTTTCCCAACGATTGTCCCTCGGACCATCCCATTTTTGAGAGAAGTTTGAATCCCTTGTTGTCCTTGGCAATTGATCTGTAAGATAAAAGCATttcgaatgattgaaaatagtaaaaaaaaatgtgaagaaaagCACTGATGAAATGAACCTAAATTAGGATGCAGCTTCGTTCTGAAGCTTCGATTGTTCAAGAGCACACACGTGTGTCTGAAAGACCCCCAATAATCGTGGCTCGGTTTTCAGGGTCAATgaaaagctttgaaaattggctTACGTTTCAACGGAGCTTATTTGAGTTTTGACGTGATGATTCGAAGAGCCAACGTGGTCTCGTCGAGCCTGAGCCCTGTCCTGATATCCCGTTGCAACTTGGCTCGCAGTTtccgtattatttttttccacgccgaatttatttttcaatctccgAAGCTCCGTTTTGTGCTGATCCTTTTTAGAGGTCTTAGAGGGTTCGTGGAACGTTGTTTTTTGAACCAAACCAGGCTCGCAATGTCCGCAGGTCTCGTGGCCGTTGTGGATGTGGCAGAGAAGTTTCGTGCTTCCCAATTGCACGACCGAGCCGTGGGCCACCTCGCAAGGGTCAGACTCTTGTTTCGCAACTGACAATCTTTTCCCGTTGAGGATCGTTCCGTTTCTCGAGCCCGAATCCACTATGAGATATTGTCTTTTGTCCTCGTCGTACTGAAATCTTGCATGgtgctgaaaaattttaacaaaatttattatttcgcgCGTATACGGAGTGCGAATTCCATTGCAAAAGCGTTCGTGAGCTTCATTTTGACGGATCgattgattcaattttttttcttcaaattacTCGTCCCTTCTATCGTGTGCATGATTGTTCGAAACAGCAGATTTGATGGTGTAACATTTAGACcagtatttttgaaaaaaatcaaaatccttGTGATAGTTTGCTTTACTCTTGGCATGTTTACTTTGCTAATGTTCAAATCCGGAATAAGGACTGCATGATCGCCTTCTCTGCCCAACGTTCCACCGGTATAAGCCACGAGAAACAGAGTGCCAACTTTTAGTTTTGACAAATTAGTTTCTTTGACGATAATCCTCATGCACGGCGGATAAATTTTCGCGAGATCTGTAACAAAAATCGCCGTTGATCAACGGGCTTCGAATGTTCCAATGTTTTTCACTCTAAATATGTATCATTATCGTTTGCTAAGATCAAATATCACAAGTCTTCGAATTCGTGGTTCTTCATTGTTCGAAAGTTCCCAAGAAATCTCATTATCTCGTCgtaacaggaaaaaaaataggatTGATGAAATATCATgtgaaaaacataaataaaaataatgttgttTGAAACCTTGGTCGtcctcgctctcgctctcatTAGTGAGCGATGTATCCCGAGAACTTTTACTGTTATCGCTGTCTGAACATTCACCCTCCTCTGGCAAATCGTTTCCCGTATCATCGCAATCAGTcagcttttgttttttcgccTCATCCTACAATGAGAGACAACGTGTGCATATCAATGCTATTTTTTAATTACCTATTGCTTGACGCCGGTATCTTTCAATCGATATGTTTGAAAGGCCAGTTATTAACTCATGTATCTCATCCGAAACCtgcaaacaaaaatattttcgtttgttgAAATATCACGTTGGAATGCATCGGAGTTTTGACAATGCCAAAAGATTCAAGAACAAAGAATACCTTGTTAGCCTTTTGAGATTTGCGCTTATCCgatcttttgattttttgctgATGCACAGCCGTCTCGTTCGGGGTCACCTGAGCCTGACTGTGAAACTTGTAAGATTTACTCTCCTCGTCGTACACGTAATATGTTCCAGTATTTCCATCATAATAGAGGCCTTGGACCTGTCAACCAAAGTGTAAgatatttttaatcaaaatcttcCGTGTTTCATTCATTCTTTATTGCCTGAGAAGACAAAATGAACTTTGCACTAACGGCATCGTAATAATAGCCACTGTTGTAGTCGTAATATAAACCAGAGGTTTCTTCATAAACAAAGCCAGTTTGTTGGAGGGCAGATTCAGCAGCTTCCTTAACTTGTTCAACGATGCTAGCTCCTTCGTTATTTGCACTGTTTCCCCAATTTTGGGGTCCAGACAAAGAGTCTGTATCCGTTGAACATTCGGTCTGAACTTCGACGTCGACAAACTCATTTTTTGGttgtgaaaattcaatttttttctataatattaataaaaatttctgttcaaaAAGTTTTCCTGAAATCTTTCAAATAGTCTTAATCATATCGATATTATTCACCGAACGCAGCAacttttttccaagtttttcaatttttcttctctgtcGCTTGATCTGATCTTGGAGTTTCTTGATAAATGATAAAACATGAGGAAACTTTTCCAGTTCCTTAGAAAagtcgttttctccgtgctcAACTTCAAAATCAACTTCGTCGCTTTCGCTCAATCGACAATTTTCCGTCATGATAAATGTCAATTCTGTGAATTACGTAGAAACAATCGTGATCAGCGACGACTGAGGTAACCCCGGAATTTCACTTTCATAAGGCAATTGCGATTACGCTCTCGTAAACAAAAGCAAACTGGCATTATTCTTCTTCAGAGAATCAATAAAACACTAaggatttatgaaaaaaactttacctCTCGGACTCCGTGATATATCTTGAGAGCGAGATGCTTGAAATGAGATGTCAACTTTTTGCACATAAGTAACCTTAATGATTACGCCGAATGAAATAGTAAATAAGCTAAAAacattgcagcagtgttttattccacttttgataaaaaaaacaatctcgaATAAATATTCTACAAGCAAATTTCGTAGTGTTTACGAATGAAGTCAACTCAATAAATAGATTAAggattatttattattgaatAACAGAGAGTTTTGGATTCCGGAGCAGCAGCTGCAACGCGCAACTGGTGCTGCTGCTGGTACTAACCTATACCACAGACTTTTACACGTCGCGTCATCTTTCTGTCGAAAGGAGAATGGAATGCTATTTGCCTCCGTCGATTAAACGGACacttgaaattaattattttttattatttatttttgtagcTGTGTGTATATACCCCGAGCGTTAATTTAAAGTTATTCCTTTACTGAATTACaatttaaatttcataaattatgGCACTAGAAGAACCAATATAAATgttatgaaataaaatgaacaaTTATTTCGACGCACTGGTATTGATATAGGTCAATTCCTTCTCGTCCTTGAACGAAGGACACCGCAAGTTGATCTCAAGCCAACTGTATAACTCCTATAAATGTAGCGGAATAGATACGCGCTCGAGCGTGCACTCGTAAGGTTAATAATAGCAATAGAAATAAACGacgcaaattttttattttccgcatTCAAACAATGTACAAATCACAGCAATTGAGCACACATGACTTCCAATTAATTTGTACGATTCAATCTTCAGATGAGTCTCATTGTCAGAgatattgaattttcgtactgcaTGAGAAGCAATATAAAGGCTTTTCGGTGTGATCTGTTTCATGTGTATCTGCAGCGATATGCGGATTTAGCGCTTATCAACACACTCCGTGCAGTTTTACGTTGAACTTACTATTAGAAGCCGGTTGTGCTTCAAACGTTTCGGAGGCTTTCAGACCGTATCTACGCAGATAGTTGtttctgtgaatttttttgtcctTGATTAATGTTTTGTTCAAGGTAggacttttttcgataattgACTAAAATTGTTTGCTGCTATAATACTATGAAGTGGGTATTTTTTGGTTATTCAACGAGTGTATAGTTCTTCAAATAACCAAAAAACTAAGTGAACCTCGGATCTCGAGTATAACTCTGAAAAGAATTCTAAGATTTTCAAAAGTAACAATTGtgaaaagtgatttttctactatttagactctttcaaaaaaaatcgatacattcaaaaaagtttaaaatccgaagaaatgaaaaagtgtCTAAGAAAATAGATCTTGTGTTGTGTGTgatgacaaaaaaatcatcgtattgttcaacaattatttttttaaacaatgcaatgtttaaataaataatttattaataaattcattgaaGTTCTTATTCACTCATTCActtattttccattcgatttattcatttatcatTCTTCACTTACTGCCAGAGATGTCAGTGATGAAATATGACGAAATTAATGTGATTAAAATAGATGTTTAGACTGCGTGCCAGTGACGAAAAAGTGGTTGGATCTCGAGCGGATAAACGTTCTCGGAAATATCGCCCGGCTCGATTGCAATGTATGCCGGAATTTCATAGGAATTTTACAGAACGGAGAAATAATCAATGTCGACAAACGACTCGATGGAATAGCGAACGATGGTTGGAAGAAGGTGAAATATTGAGTCTCCATGGTTGATCgaaaaaacgacaatttttttatttttttttatttttatttttattttttttttattgtcaacAACATAAACTGCACTTTTCCATGTACGAGGACGGTAATTTAGTGATTTTGCCAGGTTCGTACGGACCGTGAAAAAATCTGCTACTACGTGCTGAGCCAAATCATTTATCCAGAAGTCGATACGCCCAGTAACGAAAGATTAGAATCTCTCTACGATTTTGCCGACGATTTCGATGAAATAATTCTGCGATGGGAAAACGGCAGACCCGTCGCTTTTTACACTATAAAAACGAAAGGTACGTTTCCTGCTTTtcttactgtttttttttttttcttttttcaaacttcgaTAAATATCCTAACAAAAGATTTgatgtagaaaaatgatttatcaaaAACTTGCAAACTTGACgttcctttatttttcgaaattcgtgTCCCATCATTCTCACGAAAGCACGTGGACATTTCGGATGAAATCTGTGACCGACAGGCCGCTTGAAATCTTATCTCCTTATCTCTCTAAACGTGTCAAGTTTTTGTACCGATAATCAACTAGGCcataaaaattcaactgtcaaataaaaaacatttttgctcTCAATTTTCTGTCCTCTTCCAGATACGGAGATTCATACCACTGGGATCGAATATTCGATGCCAACAATTGACACCGCTTATGTCCGCTCGGAATATAGAAATCGGGGAATTGGTACGGAAATTTTGTTGGACGTTATCTCGCGTTTTCCGATCGATGACATCGCTTTTTCAAAGCCCATTTCAAATGGAATGTTGAGAGGTAATCTTCACTGCGTCCTTCATTCAGGAAAATCACTCTCGAGCTCGAGTAACTTTCCGCTATCTTATCAGACATCTACGACTTGAATCGAAcaagttaaaaaatttattcaaatacacGATGATTCAGGACCATTTTTTATCGCAACTGCATCATTTATATTCGACGTTTGTTtaacaaaatttcataaaattactATCAACATTGTTCGGATGTTTCAGTTATTATTTTGAGTTCCGACCAAAAGTCCTTTTTATAACTATTACGCGAGTTAAAGCAACAGTCGCCAATTATTGACTCCGAGTTTCctgaaaattcttttcataTTAGCACACCAAGAATCGAatcaattgacaaagtaaaaaatacatttaacgtttttttttttcagttttgaaACGTTTTCTCACCGAACGCAAAGACTATAGATTACGCTTTTGGGAAATGGAGAACGGAGACGAGAGTTCCCAGAAGCTCGTGTGGTTTCTTTTGAGAAATAGCAAATGAATATTGCACTAAGAATTTATTCAAAGATCCTTCAATCGTTTCTTATTGTAACAGAAtatttatctatttttcagCCACTTgtgtttgtatatatatttatatcgagTTTACATTCGATCGTAAAAAAAGTAACTTAGAACGGAATGAAGTCCGAGATACAAACGTTTCTTTTTCCTCGGTGGTAACACAAGTTGAGCATTATAAATCTTTAAAcattgtaaatatatatatatatatgtgtatatatatagtacatatatttgtttttttgtaaatatgataattttcataaaatacgCACCATACGAGAAATTCACTGCAAGTGAACTTTAATCTCGTTCAATAGCATTGAGCCTATTACCATTTTCTCACAATTGACACACAGCTCGAGTTGatcgttttccaaaaactTTACGGACACGAGGATCAGCGATTTGGATGCTAACGTGTGAGCAGCAAATCTGTtataaacgaatgaaaattttattaattttttcaggaACTTTCATATTTAGATGAATAATCGATCATAATCTCTGATAAGACGACAGAGTTTAATGATTTGCTAAATTGTTTGACTAACCGATCGAATCAATCGTTCAATTCTATTTGACATATGTCGACTTGGGGCTTCAATGTAAGTGAGAGGAAATAAATTCGTTTCGTGCACATTTTTTAaagacaataaaaatgttcgaaaTACAAGAGGAAATTAACGAATCTAGCAGAATAATATTTAGTTAAATATTGAGAAGGGTTTTGCTTAATGGGTTTATGGGATATTTGACGTGCAGCTTTTTACCTGAGTAAACTATCTTCAATGGAAACGACTGCAACGTTGGCgacttcgaaaattttttgggtcagctcttttttctctcctttgtACGATAACTTGGTGGAGTGTTCATTCATCCCTTTGAGTTTATCTTTCTCGGCGATGAACATGCTCTCCGGCAAGATAACGGATCTGATTATTTCGCCGATCGGAGCTTTTATGTTCACTGGGATAGAATGGTTTTCCTCGGCAATGGTAAAATCGATATTAAATTTTGCCGGTTGACTCGAGTCGTTGAAATTCACGCCCAAGGTTGAGGAAACTGTCATGTTCGGTTGGAGATTCGGCACcgaagaaaaatcgtgaatCGACATTCCTGACGATAGACTCTGCAAAAAATGAATAGCGAATCGATTAGCCAATTGAACGTTAAGCAAGGCAATGATTTTACAATcataaaatccattttttgacCTAAATACTTCTGAGAATGTACAAAATTTGTTGTTAAAATAAATCGTCGTACTTTGTTGCCTGTTCGAACGTCTTTTATCTGCTCGTTACCCTCGTTCGTAAAAGTTAGTTCAAGGTTGGCCATGCTCGCGCTGACCAGATGTGGCGACCTCGTGAATCTCGACTCAACCCGCAACCCGCGCCctgttattttattcaaaatctcAGTTTTTCGCAGTGGCGTAAACGAAGCTGAGACTTCCTGGATTCCGTTGCTGAGGTTGACGCTTATGGGTGTGAGAAAACCTCCCAGGCTCGGAGTCATTATTGGGGTCATTGGCAAGGCTGCAATCATTCGAACGTTCGTGTCAATTTTATTTGGCGTTCTAACAAAATAACGGAAAATTGATTGTTCAATATTCCAGTAAAATTGGTCCCGAAAAGTTGAGAAAGTGACGTCgagccgaaaaaaaaagaattcaaaagAACGATTGGAAAGTGAGCGATTTGAGAGGATAAAACTGATTATGAGACGAAAGTGGCCCTACCGTTATCCAAATCTAACAACAAGTCCAGACTAGATTTCGGTTTCTCCTTCACTTCTGTTTtcgctattttttctttgctatGGATCGGTTTAGTTTCAACTTCGCTCTCGGATGATTCAGATTTATCGTCGGAATCCGAATCGTCGCTTTCATCACTGTCGCTTTCCGAACTCTCggatttttccgaatttttaattCTACGGGGTTTTTCGTCCTTGGATTTATCCGAGTCGGATGAATATTCGGATGAATCGCCGCTTTCCGAGTCGGATGTTCCGCTCGAAGAAGATTCAGAAGTCTCGTCGTCTTCGGA of Venturia canescens isolate UGA chromosome 6, ASM1945775v1, whole genome shotgun sequence contains these proteins:
- the LOC122411897 gene encoding angiogenic factor with G patch and FHA domains 1 isoform X2 — translated: MTENCRLSESDEVDFEVEHGENDFSKELEKFPHVLSFIKKLQDQIKRQRRKIEKLGKKLLRSKKIEFSQPKNEFVDVEVQTECSTDTDSLSGPQNWGNSANNEGASIVEQVKEAAESALQQTGFVYEETSGLYYDYNSGYYYDAVQGLYYDGNTGTYYVYDEESKSYKFHSQAQVTPNETAVHQQKIKRSDKRKSQKANKVSDEIHELITGLSNISIERYRRQAIDLAKIYPPCMRIIVKETNLSKLKVGTLFLVAYTGGTLGREGDHAVLIPDLNISKHHARFQYDEDKRQYLIVDSGSRNGTILNGKRLSVAKQESDPCEVAHGSVVQLGSTKLLCHIHNGHETCGHCEPGLVQKTTFHEPSKTSKKDQHKTELRRLKNKFGVEKNNTETASQVATGYQDRAQARRDHVGSSNHHVKTQISSVETSIAKDNKGFKLLSKMGWSEGQSLGKDGDGRIEPVPLVNKQTKAGFGAPNSELSTLRVDPSVEKKQKLWRKTQKRYNELSD
- the LOC122411897 gene encoding angiogenic factor with G patch and FHA domains 1 isoform X1; the protein is MTENCRLSESDEVDFEVEHGENDFSKELEKFPHVLSFIKKLQDQIKRQRRKIEKLGKKLLRSKKIEFSQPKNEFVDVEVQTECSTDTDSLSGPQNWGNSANNEGASIVEQVKEAAESALQQTGFVYEETSGLYYDYNSGYYYDAVQGLYYDGNTGTYYVYDEESKSYKFHSQAQVTPNETAVHQQKIKRSDKRKSQKANKDEAKKQKLTDCDDTGNDLPEEGECSDSDNSKSSRDTSLTNESESEDDQDLAKIYPPCMRIIVKETNLSKLKVGTLFLVAYTGGTLGREGDHAVLIPDLNISKHHARFQYDEDKRQYLIVDSGSRNGTILNGKRLSVAKQESDPCEVAHGSVVQLGSTKLLCHIHNGHETCGHCEPGLVQKTTFHEPSKTSKKDQHKTELRRLKNKFGVEKNNTETASQVATGYQDRAQARRDHVGSSNHHVKTQISSVETSIAKDNKGFKLLSKMGWSEGQSLGKDGDGRIEPVPLVNKQTKAGFGAPNSELSTLRVDPSVEKKQKLWRKTQKRYNELSD
- the LOC122411898 gene encoding protein FAM169B-like produces the protein MFCSRCLDCVPVTKKWLDLERINVLGNIARLDCNVCRNFIGILQNGEIINVDKRLDGIANDGWKKVRTDREKICYYVLSQIIYPEVDTPSNERLESLYDFADDFDEIILRWENGRPVAFYTIKTKDTEIHTTGIEYSMPTIDTAYVRSEYRNRGIGTEILLDVISRFPIDDIAFSKPISNGMLRVLKRFLTERKDYRLRFWEMENGDESSQKLVWFLLRNSK